The following is a genomic window from Planctomycetota bacterium.
TCGCCGAGCGCCACCCGGACGTGGTCGCGCGCCTGGAAGCCGAGCTCCTCCGCTGGATGTCCGAAACGAAAGATCCCCGCGCCGCCGATCCCGACGACGACCGGTGGGACCGCTTCCCCTATTACGGAAAGTGAGCCCGCGCGGCGCTCCCCGGCCTATAATAGGCAGGTCATGGCGCTGATCGTCAACGGCGAGCGTATCGACGAGGAAATCGTCCGGCAGGAATTTTCCGGCATCAAGTCCCACCACGCCCACCGCGGACAGGTGTCCTGCTGCGAACGCGACGACGAATTCCGCCGCCTGGCGGTCGATAACGTGGTCGCCCAGACCCTCCTGCTCCAGGAGGCGCGGCGGACGATCCCTCCCGTGCCGGAGGCGGAGGTCGAGGCGGCGCTTCGCCGAATCCAGGAAGAACACGGCGGTCCGGAAAAGTTCTACGCCGCCTTCCAGCTCACGCCCGACGACGAACCCCGGATCCGCCGCGACCTCGAAGCGCGCCTGCGGGTCGAGAAGCTGATCGAGCAGGTGGCCGGCGCCGGCCCGGAGCCGACGCGCGAGGAACTCGAAGCCTACTACGCCCGGAACCTCGAGCGCTACCGGACGGCCGAGCAGGTCCGCGCGTCGCACATCCTGAAGAATCCCGGCCGCGGCGAGGATCGCGCGCGCGCCATGGAGCTTCTGCGCGGCCTGCGGGAGCGGGCCCTGGCGGGCGAGGACTTCGAAGCCCTGGCCCGGGAGCACTCCGACCGGGCCCGGCGCGACGGCGCCTCCGCCCCCGCCGGCGAAGGAGACGGCATCGATCTCGGCTGGTTCGCGCGCGGCGAGATCCTGGAGGAATTCGAGGCGGTCGTCTTTTCGCTGCGCGAAGGGGAGGTCAGTCCCGTTTTCGTCTCCCCCTACGGCTTCCATCTGGCCAAGCTCACCGGCCGGCGTCCGCCGGAGCCGGTCCCCTTCGACCGGATCCGCGACCGCGTGCGGGAGGACTTTCTCGCCGAACGGCGGGACGAGCGCCTCCGCGCCCTGCTCGCGGAGCTGCGCGGAAAGGCCACGATCGAAGAGGTTCCGGATCCGGCCTGACGGTGTCGAGGCCCGGGGTCAGGCCCGAACCTTGGCGGGAACCGCGTCCAGCCAGAGATCGCTCGCGCGGCCGGCCCGCAGGAGCGGGTACGCCAGGCCCGCGATCATGGCCGCGTTGTCCGTGCACAGGCGAGCGGGGGGGAAATACGTCCGGATCCCTTCCCGTTCGGCGCGGGCCGTCATCTTCTCGCGCAGCCGGCGGTTGGCGGCCACCCCGCCGCCCACCGCCAGCCGGCGCGCCCCCGTCCGCGCGCACGCCTTGAAGGATTGCTCCACCAGCACGTCCACCACCGCCTCCTGGAACCCCGCCGCGACGTCGGCCTTCTCCTCCTCCGTGAGCGCCATCGGCCCGCGGGCGTCCTGGCCGCGCGCCCGGTAGAGCACGGCGGTCTTGATCCCGCTGAAGCTGAAGTTCAGTCCCTCCGGCAGCGTCCGCTTGAACGTCTCGCGGGAGGGATCCCGGCCCCGCGAGAGACGGTCGATGATCGGCCCGCCGGGAAATCCGAGCCCCAGGATCTTGGCCACCTTGTCGAACGCCTCCCCGGCCGCGTCGTCCGTCGTGGCCCCCAGCAGCTCGTGGTCGATCTCGCCGCGCGAAAGATAAAGGCTTGTGTGGCCGCCCGAAACGACCAGGCTCACGCACGGATATTCGAGATCGGGAAAAGCGAGCTTGGCCGCGTAAAGGTGGCCGTGCAGATGATCCACCCCGACGAGGGGCTTCCCGGCGGCCAGCGCCAGCGCCTTGGCGAAG
Proteins encoded in this region:
- a CDS encoding peptidylprolyl isomerase → MALIVNGERIDEEIVRQEFSGIKSHHAHRGQVSCCERDDEFRRLAVDNVVAQTLLLQEARRTIPPVPEAEVEAALRRIQEEHGGPEKFYAAFQLTPDDEPRIRRDLEARLRVEKLIEQVAGAGPEPTREELEAYYARNLERYRTAEQVRASHILKNPGRGEDRARAMELLRGLRERALAGEDFEALAREHSDRARRDGASAPAGEGDGIDLGWFARGEILEEFEAVVFSLREGEVSPVFVSPYGFHLAKLTGRRPPEPVPFDRIRDRVREDFLAERRDERLRALLAELRGKATIEEVPDPA
- the tsaD gene encoding tRNA (adenosine(37)-N6)-threonylcarbamoyltransferase complex transferase subunit TsaD codes for the protein MRILGIETSCDETAAAVVEDGRTVLSDVVQSQIDLHRIYGGVVPEIACRAHIETIHPVVEKALRDAGMGPGDVDAVAVTSAPGLVGALLVGVSFAKALALAAGKPLVGVDHLHGHLYAAKLAFPDLEYPCVSLVVSGGHTSLYLSRGEIDHELLGATTDDAAGEAFDKVAKILGLGFPGGPIIDRLSRGRDPSRETFKRTLPEGLNFSFSGIKTAVLYRARGQDARGPMALTEEEKADVAAGFQEAVVDVLVEQSFKACARTGARRLAVGGGVAANRRLREKMTARAEREGIRTYFPPARLCTDNAAMIAGLAYPLLRAGRASDLWLDAVPAKVRA